DNA sequence from the bacterium genome:
AATATACAAAGTATTCTCATATATAGCAAGTGTTTTTTTATTAACGTGATATTTTATTATAGAATCAATCGGATGCAGGCAAAAATAATCAAGATTTATTTTTTCTGTGCGTCTTTATACCATCAACAGTGTAGATTACAAGTGCACACCATACAAAAACAAATCCCGTTAATCTGTTCAAAGAGAAAGATTCATTATAAATTATAACTCCGACAAGAAATTGTAAAGACGGGGCTATATACTGTAATATTCCTATAGTGGAAAGAGGTATTTTTCTAAGCCCTTCTGTAAAGAGAACCAGAGGTATTGCAGTAGCAGCGCCTGTAAAAATCAGCAGCATCGTCTGAAAACCCGACACATGGCCAAATGCACCGGTACCGTTACTCTCAAAAAAACCGAGAATAACAATAACAGGTAAAAGTAAAATCCCTGTTTCAACAAACAGCCCTTCCATAGAACCGAGAGGCCCTAATTTATGTATAAGCCCGTAAAATCCGAATGTAAATGCAAGGATGATTGAAATCCACGGGAAACTTCCGTAAATAAAAGTCAAATACAAAACCCCGACAAACGCAATACCAATTGCAACCCACTGCGTTAAGCGAAGTTTCTCCTTTAAAATCAATACTCCGAGGAACACACTTATTAAAGGATTAATAAAATACCCCAGGCTTGCTTCAACAATGTAACCGGAATTCACGGCCCAGACATAGGTTGTCCAATTCAATGCAAGCATTAGTGCTGTTCCTGCATATAGAAATACATGAGATACTTTTAATTCAGGCCGTATATCTTTAATTTTATTTTTGTAAAGCAGAGCGGCAAGAAGCAGTAAAAAAGACCAGAGGATTCTGTGGCAGATTATTTCGTACGCTCTTATATTCTGAATAGCTTTCCAGTAAATCGGGAAAAATCCCCACATAAGATATGCTGATACTGCATATAGTTTCCCTCTGTTCTTCATGTTGCAAGTCTCCGGGGCAAAAGATGAAAGAGCTACATGGATCTTTTTAAGATACCTTTGATCCGCTCAATTTCTATGGGTTCATAAAATTTTAGAATAAAAAGCACTGCAGGAAAAATCAATACCAATAATGCCTTAAATATCAAATTGTAAACTGTTGCAAAATTTGCATATCCTGCAGCAGCGAAAAGCAGCAAACCGACAAACAGCATAATAATCAACTTTTTATATTCGTATGAAATATGATAACCCCTGTTTGAAAGTACAAGAGTAACAATATACAGAAGAACAAAGGAGATAATTGTCGCCCATGCAGCTCCGAACATTTTAAATTTGGGAACTAAAATAAAATTAAGCACTATATTCAAAACTGCCGCACACACTGTTACAGTTGCAAGAGCAGATGTCTTTTTCTGCAACAGCAATCCTATATTAACTACCGAACGTGCTCCGCTAAAAATATATGCCAATATTATTAACGGGACAACTCTATAAGCAGGCCAATAATCAGATGAACGTGCAAACAGATGTACAATCTCTCTGCTGAATACAGCCATACCAAGGCCTGCCCACAGGAGGATAAAAACGATATAAGTCATTATCTTGCTGTAAAATCTTTTATCTCCCTTATGTCCGAAAATTTTATATGCGATCGGAAGAACGCTCAAAGAGAACGACTGAATAAAAACCATGTTAAGTACACCTGCAATCTTATATCCCAAATTATAGAGGCCTACTTCCCTGTAATCAACTAAAATTTTAAGTACATATCTGTCACCCATATTCAGGATCATGCCTGCGAGAGAATTTATCACAAGAGGCAGCCCGAACAGCATTGAAGCCTTTACAGGCGCGCTCAAAAATATTGCCTTCATGCTCTTTGCCACTACAGGCAAAAGAATAACAAATAAAACAGCATCTCCAATGACCATTGAGTATAATATCCCGGTGACACCCAATTTTATAAAAGCTACAAAATAGATATTAAAGGATAGAGTTACTGTTAATTTCAGAACGTTGCTGATTACAAAAATTGAAGATCGTTCCTGCGACCGCAGCACGCTTAAAAACAGTGTCGTCAGCATCCTGAGGCCTATTACAATAAAAGCCAGGCGCAAATACAACAGCATCTGCGCATCATGGATAAAACTGCTCAGAAGCACTGTTCCGCCGGTATTAAGCACCAGGCCGACACTCAGAAGCAGCAGCGAAGAAGAAAACAGGAGTTCTTTTCTGTTCTCCTTATACTCTTCAGAATCATAGAAACGCATGTAAGCCTGATTCTGCCCAAGCATAAGAACCTGTGACATAATCAGAATGGTGACTTCTACTATGCCAAGGACGCCATAATCCTTAAGAGTTATATGGGAAGTGTAGAGAGGAAGCAGAACAATGCCAATCAATTTTGCAGCAATATTGCCAAAGCTGTAAATCACCGAGTGTTTCAAAGTTTTCTTCAGGAGCTGCAGCATAATGGTTTCTTTTCTATCCATTAATCAGCACTTAATTTATACCCGTAAGTTAATGCCAGTTCTGTACAGATATCGGCAAGTTCTTTTTTTTGCAAATTACTCCAATCCTTATATTTTGGGAAATCTCCTGTTTTCTGGACATTTACTTTTCTATTCATCTGTTTTTTAATACGAGAATGGGATATATCTGCACCTGCAAAATCAACAAGGCCTAAAATATTGGTTATATTGAAGTTTGAAAAATCAAGAGTGAACACTCTTTCCTGTCCTGTTCTCTTTTTAAAATTCTCAATAAACATATTTGTTTCACGCCACAGCCATGCATTTTTCTGAATCAAAGAATACGACTGCCATTTTTTATAATCATAAGTACCGGGAAAGGGTTCCGGAAATGCAGGAGAACTCATATTATCCGACGTATACCAGCCTCTTCTTATTGCTGATCTTACAAATTCGCCGGGGTGCCGGTACACATGGACAAAAATGGAATCAGGTATCAACTGCGCAATTGCAGGAGCAAAAAAAGTCTGGTAGTGATTGGTTTCAACAAACCGCCTCTTTGTTTTGTAGCAGTATCTTAAATATTTTTCCCTTCCTGCAGTAAAAATTTCCTTCATTGCCTCCAACGCCAATTCTTCAGATATCTCATTTGCATCTCCGGCAAGCGACAGAATCCTGCGGGCAAATTTATTTTGAAAAGCAAGATTCGGCTGAGGCTCATGAACTACTTTGAGGTTTTTATCAAGACTCAAAAGAGCCTGGAACCAATTAGTACCGCACCTGCCTGTTGAAAGGAAAAATACCGGCCTGTTCAATTCTCCGAACGATGTCTCCCGCAAAGTAAAGATTGTCCCCATTCGCCGGGGAATGCCGAATTCAAAAATAAGGGATAAATTTTCAACTGATAAATCCCTTAAGAAAGTAACAGCCCTCCTGCCGAATCCCATCTTTTCTATCTTGTCTGTCATTAACCCCTTCTATTAGCAGAAGAACAATTCCCTCTGCTACATACACTGGAATTGTTCTTCCGCAGAAATCATAACTATATTACAATGTCTAAATAGCTGCTTTGTGCAGAGTTCTTTTTAATCTTTTAATCCTGCTGCGTGCTTTTTTTGCAGTTTCAAGGTCTTTCTCCTTAAAAGCCTTGTCTCTGAGTGCTTTCAGTTTTTTGATATGAGCTTTAACTTCAGCCTTGTTAACTCCTATAACCTCATGATGCTCATGCATATCAATATTTAATGCCTTGCACACTGCTTCAAGCAGATGGTCTTTATTAAGTTGTGTATATCCCTGAACAGCTTCATGATCAAGGTCTTTTGCAATCTCTTCAAGTTCTGCATGAGTCTTTTTTTTCAATTCTCTGTATGTAAAAGCCATTTTAATAGATCTCCTCTACAAATTAGAATGAAACATTTTATTATTTAAGGCCCCTTCTCTCAAGCAGGGCATCTATCTTTGGTTCTGCACCTCTAAATCTCTTATATAAAACCATGGCATCTTCTGTCCCGCCTCTGGACAGCACGTTATCTCTGAATTTCTTTGCTGTTTTCTGATCAAACAGGCCGGCTTCCTTAAATGCTTCAAATGCATCAGCATCAAGTACTTCAGCCCATACATAACTGTAGTAGCCTGCCGAATATCCGCCTGAAAAAATATGGCTGAAATATGTACTTCTGTACCTGACAACTATCTGCGGAATGAGCCCTATTCTGTCCATAGAAGCTTTTTCAAATTCATTTACTCCGATTGTCACAGGTTTTGTTATTGTATGCCAGTCCATGTCAAGATAAGATGCAGCAAGGTATTCGGTTGTAGCAAAGCCCTGATTAAACGTCCCTGTTTTCTTTATCTTTTTTATTAATTTATCAGGAATAACTTTACCGGTCTTGTAGTGTTTTGCATACTCCTTCATTATAGAAGGTTCACGTGCAAAATTTTCCATAAACTGCGACGGCAGTTCAACAAAATCCTGTGCTACTGACGTGCCGGAAAGAGTTCTGTATGTACAGTTTGAAAGAAGGCCGTGAAGTGCATGTCCGAATTCATGGAAAAGCGTCTGTGCATCTTCATAACTTAAGAGAGATGGTGTATCCTTTGTTGGTTTGGCAAAATTGCAGACATTACATATCACAGGCGTTACATTCTTGCTATTAATACGGTACTGTTTTCTGTATGCATCCATCCATGCACCGCCGCGTTTGCTCTTCCTGAAAAAATAATCAGTGTATAAAATCCCAATATGAGATCCGTCTTTGTCTTTTACTTCAAAAACTTTCACATCATCGTTATATACCGGGATGTCATTACGTTCAACAAAACTTATTCCATAGAGATTGTGTGCTACTTTAAAAGCCTCTTTCCTTACATTCTCAAGCTGGAAATAGGGCTTAAGTTTGCTCTCATCAAGATCGTATTTGTCTTTCTTAAGTTTTTCAGCATAATACCACCAATCCCACGGCTGAAGAGTAAAATGGTTTCCGTCTTTGCCTGCCATTTTTTGAAGCATTATCTCCTCTTTTTTGGCCTTGGCAAGAGCAGGTTTCCAGATTTTGTCAAGAAGTTTGTAAACATTAGCCGGATTTTTTGCCATATTCTCTTCAAGAACATAATCAGCATGAGTAGTATATCCAAGAAGGTTCGCCCTCTCTAATCTCAGATCAACTATCTCCTTAACTATTTTTTTATTATCAAGTTCATCGTTATGATCACCCTTGGTTATGTAGCCTTTAAACATCTTCTCTCTGAGATTCCGTTTATCAGAATACTGCAGGAAAGGAATCAAGCTTGGTTTATCAAGTGTGAAAAGCCACTTACCTTCGTATCCTTTCTCTTTTGCTGCATGGGCAGCAGCATCAATTACTGTCTGAGGCAAGCCGGAAAGGTCTTCTTTTTTATCAATTACCAGTTCAAACCTGTTATTCTCCTTAAGAATGTTATTACCGAACTTCAATGAAAGAAGCGATAATTTTTTATTTATTTCACGGAGTCTTGTTTTTTCCTCTTCATTTAAATTCGCTCCGCCCCTGACAAAATTTTTATATGTCTTTTTAAGAAGTGTTCTGTCTTCAGTAGAGAGATTAAGTTTTTCACGTTTTTCATATACTGATTTAATACGTTTAAATAACTTTTTGTTAAGCATTACGTCATCTGAATGTTTTGACAGCAGAGGAGAGACCTCTTCTGCAACTTTCTGCAGCTCATCGCTAGTATTAGCTGCAAGCAGATTATAGAAAATTCCGCCGACTTTTGATAGAAGAATCCCGCTGTTATCAAGGGCTACAATTGTATTTTTAAAAGAAGGCTCTTCTTTATTTTCTGCAATTGTTTCTATCTCTTCATTATGCTGATTAATGGCCTCCTTAAAAGCCGGCATATAATGTTTAACTTTTATTTTCCGGAAAGGAGGAGTTTGAAACGGAGTATTGAACTCCTGTAAAAGCGGGTTGCTGCTGTTTTGGGAACAGCCTGCAATAATCATCAACAGGACAACACCAACTGCTGTAAAAATTGAATATTTCATATCGCATCTCCTGATTTAGATTTAATAATTTTCTGATTAAATTAAATATAACAAAAAGAAGTAAAAAATCAATATTTTTAAATAGCAAATAATTTCATTTATAATATTGCTTGCGCTGTTTCAAACTTTTGTTTTAAAATCTCTATATTAGTAAACAAAGAGGCTGTTCCTGTATTAAAGAACAGCCTCTTTTTGCGTCCCCAAGGGGAGTCGAACCCCTGTTGCAGGAATGAAAATCCTGAGTCCTGGGCCACTAGACGATGGGGACATTTTATTTTCATTTTGGCCCTTTGGGTGAGTAACGGGATTTGAACCCGTGACCTCCAGGGCCACAACCTGGCGCTCTAACCAGCTGAGCTATACCCACCATATCAATGAGAAAAGAATATAAAAAATGATTCTTTTTAAATCAAGCATATTTTTTGTTTTTAATCTTTTTTTAAAGAAAAAGACTAACTACTCTTTCCCCTCCCAATGATCTTTTCACCAAATTTTTCTTTAATTTTATCTACAACTACTGCAGCTTTCTCCCTTTTATCACTTTTCTCAAAGGGCAATTTCTGCTGCACTGAGTCTGCTGAAACAAGCATTGTAATACCTACTCCCAATAAGCGGACTCTTTTCTCCGAAATATCTATTTCATCAAAAAGTATACAGGCCTCTGAATAAATATCATCTATTATACACACAGGATTATTTACAGTACGGTTTCTTACAAATGTAGTAAAATCACTGAATCTTATTTTTAAATACACCGTACGTCCGCAATACCCCTGTTTACGCATGCGGAATGAAACTTTCTCAGATAAAAACAGCAGCTTTTCTTTTAAAAAACCTGTGTCATCAACATCATACTGAAAAGTTATCTCATTACTGACAGACTTTGCCTGAGAAGAATATTCAACAGGCCTGCTGTCAATACCTCTGCTGGTTCGGTAAAGAAACATCCCCTTTGTTTTACCAAAACAGGAACAAATATCCTGTTCAGAAAGACGTACAATATCTTCAACTTTTTTTATTCCGAGACTGTCAAGAATTTCTCTCGTCTTTATACCTACACCCCACAGCCTGCTCACTGGAAGGGGATTAAGAAAATCTTTTATCCCGTTTTGAGAGACAAAAACAAGGCCGTCCGGTTTTTGGATGTCAGAAGCAATTTTAGCAACTAATTTATTAGGCGCAATACCAACAGAAGCTGTAATATTTTGTTCTCTCTTTACTCTCAGTTTAATCTCTTCCGCTGCTTTTATCGGGTCTCCCAAAAGCCTTTTTGTACCTGTCATATCAAGAAATGCCTCATCAATGCTTACAGGCTCAATAATCGGAGAAAAATCTCTGAGAATTGACATAATTTCTCTGCTGACTTCTTTGTATCTTTTCATGCGTACCGGCAAAAAAACAGCATCAGGACATAATCTATAGGCTTTTGATATCGGCATTGCGGAATGGATTCCATACTTTCTCGCTTCGTAAGATGCAGCTGATACAACACCTCTCACCATGCCGTGCCCCGGATCAGCACCTACAACAACCGGTTTTCCCTTAAGCGAAGGGTTATCAGACTGCTCCACAGAGGCAAAAAATGCATCCATGTCTACGTGAAAAATAAGCCGTTCCATTGCTTTTTATCCGCTGTTAACTCTTTCCATTTAAAATAGTCATTAATAATTTTTAAATGGTCGAAAACAATATTATCCGGGAGATCTTCCTTATTTCTGAAAACAGCAGCATCTTTAGCATCATCAGCAGCAGATGGAATTCCTTCTGCTTTGGCCACAAAAACCGTTGAGATTGTATGCTGTCTAGGATCTCTTGAGGGATCGGAATACACACCCAGCACTGCAACCAGCTCAACGTCCAAAGAAGTTTCCTCTTTTGCTTCACGTTTTGCCGCTGTCGGAGCGGATTCTCCGTAATCTACAAAACCGCCGGGTATTGCCCACCCAAACGGAGCGTTCTGTCTGTCAATTAATACTATTCCGCCGTCAGTTTCAATTATAATATCAACCGTTGGTACGGGGTTTTTATAAACAATAATATCAGCCGAACAATGGGGGCATTGTATAACCCTTTTAGTAGACATGCATCAGCTCCTTATTTATGATACTTACTGCCGTGCAGAATTGAATTGGCACGATAAAGCTGTTCAAAAAGTATAAGCGGAACCATATCATGGGGGAAAGTCATAAGCGAAAAAGAAAGTTTATAATCTGCCCTATTTATAACATTTTCTCCAAGCCCTGCAGCGCCTCCGATAACAAATATAGTCTCCCCAATACTTTTTCTCTGTAAATTATTTAATAAATTTGAAAATTCTCCGGAAGATAACATTTTGCCTTTTCTGTCAAGAGCGCACACATAACTATTATCAGGAATTCTTTTAAGTATCTCCTCGCCTTCCCTGTACATCAATGAATCAGGTTTAATATTTGAACCGGATTTTACAGGCTTAAGAAGTATCTGGGATATCTTCATAAAAGGGGTCAATCTTTTAAGATATTCTTGTTCAAGCCGCATGTACTCTTCGGCTCGTTTTCTCCCGATTGAAATGATTTTTACATTCATGAATTAATATAAAGTTCAGGAATCTCTGCTGTCCAGAATTCTGACAATCTCTTGTAGTGTGGCAATTATTTCATGAACAGGCAATTCCCTCTCTTTGGAATAGTCGTAGCTTTTATCAACTTTCTCTACGGCCTCTGTTCCCTGTTTAAGAAGGAATTCAATACGGTCGTCAGTAAGTCCGTTTTTTTTAAAATCTATTATTTTTATTACAAGATTCAGGTCGGAAGGTTTGTATAGCCTTCTTCCTGTTTTACTTTTAATCGGCTTTAGAAAACTGAACTTCTTTTCCCATGACCTCAGCAACTGAGTGTCAATGCCTGCTTTCTCACTAACGTCTCGGGTTGAATAGTAGAGGCGTTTGATTTTAGGGCCATCCATACTGACCTCTTTAATCTTTATCCCCCGGGATTATCGGCCTTAATCTTTTATTGCAGGTTTTAAAAGCGCTGTACCATGCGAGAAAAAATTTATCGCCCTGAGCTTTGCTTCTTCAATCCTGCCTGCAATACCATTCCCGAGTTTTGCCTGCATCATAAACCACGGATCAAACAGATACCAGGCTCTTCTTCCCATAAGAAAAGGATTTTCTTTATCTTTTTTGTGTATCCAGTATGTGCACCCGCCTTTATAACCTGCCTTTACGCATAGATCAATAACCTCAGTATTGTATCTGCCAAAAGGAAACGAAATAAATTTCACTTTATCTCCGGTTTTCCGCTCCAGTTCCTGTTTGGATTCAAATACTTCATTTTCTATCTCTTTACGGTTTATGCGTGTTAAATCAGAATGGTGGATTGTATGGGATCCTATCTCGAAACCCGCCTTTTTCAGGCTGTCAATCTGCGCCCACGAAAGATGTTTAAATCTCAGGCCTCCTAAATTCACGTCCCACTTATTTTCTTTTCCTACAAATCCTGTAATAATAAAAATTGTGCCTGTAAAATTAAACTCTTCAAGGACTGGCGCGGCATAATCTAAAATACTTTCGTAACCATCATCAAAAGTCAGGACAACTGGTTTTTCAGGCATAGAAACAGAATCCGTAAAAACATCATCCAGACTTACAGTCTTATAACCGCAATCAGCAAGATTGGAAACAATTTTTCTGAACTGGCGGGGTGTAACCCTGGTAACTCCCCACTCAAAAGAAGGATCAACTTTATGAAAAGTAATTATCGGTACAGGTTCAGCGTTTTTTTCATTCACCAATTTTCCTGCGATTGTAAACCTCCAGTCCTTTTTCCAGGATCTCCACGGCTCTATCAAGATCATCAGTATTTAACACATAGGCAATACGAGCCTCCTGCCCGCCTTTGCCTGGTGTTGCATAAAAACCCGGCCCTGGTGCAATCATAGTTGTAGAACTATTTGCACGAAAATCCGTAAGAAGCCATTTTGCAAAATCTTCTATGTCATCAACAGGGAACCTTACCATCATGTAAAATGCGCCTTGAGGCTTTTTGCATTCAACTCCGGGAATTTTTGTTAATGCTTCGTAAACAAAATCACGCCTTATTTTATACTCCTCAATCATATCAGCAAAATATTTATCACCTGTTGCGATTACAGCGCTTGCACCTACCTGTTCGAGTGTAGGAGGACATAGTCTTGCCTGCCCGAATTTCATAACAGTATCCATTATCTCTCTGTTTTTGCTTATTATGCATCCTATTCGGGCACCACACGCACTGTACCGTTTTGATATGCTATCCATTAAAACAGCATTTTTTTCAAGCTCGGGAAAAGATAGAATACTCGTATATTCTCCGTCAAATACAAACTCTCTGTATACTTCATCTGACAACACAAAAAGATTGTGTTTGAGTGCAATACTCTCAATTGTTTCCATCTCCTCTTTTCTGAGGACAGTACCTGTCGGATTATTCGGAGTGCATATTAATATGGCTTTTGTTTTCTGTGTTATTTTCTCTTCAATAATTTCCGCATCAGGCAGATGATAACCTGTTTCAGGGTCAGTACTGACAGGTACAAGCTTAACTCCTGCCATTGCAGCGAATCCATTATAATTTGGATAAAACGGCTCAAACACAATGATCTCATCACCCGGCGAAGCAACAGCCATCATGGAAAAAACCACTGCTTCGCTTCCTGCAGTTGTAACCATGAGATCAGGTTCTCTGATGTGGCTGTAGCCGCAGTTATGATAATAATCAAGAAAGCTTTTACGAATTCGAGGAAGTCCGTTGGAAGGCCCGTAAGCAAGTACCTTTTGCGAATATTCCTTAACAGCACTATAGAATTCAGAAGGTGTTAAAATATCAGGCTGTCCGATATTCAGATGAAACACCTTTACATTATCCTCCTCAGCTTTCTCAGAAAAAGGAGTTAATTTACGAATAGGCGACCAGGGTGTAGCCGACCCGCGTTCTGAAACTCTCAGGCTATCCATAATCTACTTTACCTTTCTAAGTAAAATTATATCAGATATCTTATTTCTCTTCTGCCGCAACAGCTTTCATACTGAGATCGAGTTTGCCTTCAGGTGAAATATTCAGAAGTTTAACTTTTATTTCCTGTCCTACTTTCAAGTGATCTTCAACACTGCGTACTCTGTGATCTGCAATTTCGGAAATATGAAGCAAACCCTCTTTTCCCGGAAGTATCTCAACAAATGCACCGAAATTTGTAATTTTCTTTACCTTACCGGTGTAAATCATGCCTCTCTCAGGCTTTTTAACAAGATTTTTTACCATTTCAATTGCAGCATTACATGCTGATTCGTCCTCAGCTGCAATCTGAATTGTTCCATCATCTTCAATATTAAGTTCAGCTCCTGACTTTTCAACAATCTCCCTTATCATCTTTCCACCCGGGCCAATAACAGTTCCGATATCTTTGACATCAATATGCATATTCATAATACGGGGTGCATAGGGAGATGTATTTTCTCTTGGTTTACTTATTGCCTCATTCATAATGTCAAGTATCTTAAGGCGTGCAATCCTTGCTTTTTCAAGAGCTGTTTTCATTATTTCACTTGAAATACCTGCAATCTTGATATCCATCTGGAATGCATTTACACCATTTTTTGTTCCTGCTACTTTAAAATCCATATCGCCGAGATGGTCTTCATCACCAAGGATATCTGTAAGTATTACTGTTTCATCACCTTCTTTTATTAATCCCATGGCAATACCTGCAACAGCATCCTTAACAGGTACCCCTGCGTCCATAAGGGACATTGAACCTGCACAGACAGTTGCCATTGACGATGATCCGTTGGACTCAAGAATATCCGAAACTACTCTCAGAGTATAGGGAAAGACATCTTCGCTTGGTATAACAGGCTTAAGAGCTCTCTCTGCAAGATTTCCATGGCCTATTTCTCTTCTCGATGTACCGCGGAACATCTTGGCCTCACCAACACTGAAAGGAGGGAAATTGTAATGAAGCGTATAACTCTTCCATGAAGCTCCTTCAAGCCGCTCTATCTTCTGCTCATCGGATTTGGTGCCGAGAGTCGTAACTGTAAGGCTTTGAGTTTCACCTCTTGTAAACAGTGCAGATCCGTGTGTTCTCGGCAATACTGATACCTCGCAGGTAATGGGGCGGATATCATCCCATCCTCTGCCGTCAATACGAACTTTCTTATTCACAATCTCATCACGGACAATCTCTTTTTCTATATTCTGTATAACTTCCGAGATAAATACTTCCTTATCAGGATACTCTTCAGCCAGGGCTTCCTGTACTTCATTTCCGATTGCACGCAGAGCAGCCTGTCTTTCCATTTTAGGTTTTATCTTCAGGGCCTGCGGAAGCTTCTCACCGGCAATACTGCGCACTTTTTCAACAAGGCTCTCATCTATTTCCGGCGGATCAGGAACAATTTTTTCCCTGCCTGCCTCTTTGACAAGTTCCTTCTGAATACCAATTATACCTTTAATTGCATCATGCCCAAAGGTCAACGCAGTCAGCATCTCC
Encoded proteins:
- a CDS encoding NUDIX hydrolase — encoded protein: MSTKRVIQCPHCSADIIVYKNPVPTVDIIIETDGGIVLIDRQNAPFGWAIPGGFVDYGESAPTAAKREAKEETSLDVELVAVLGVYSDPSRDPRQHTISTVFVAKAEGIPSAADDAKDAAVFRNKEDLPDNIVFDHLKIINDYFKWKELTADKKQWNGLFFT
- a CDS encoding MerR family transcriptional regulator, giving the protein MDGPKIKRLYYSTRDVSEKAGIDTQLLRSWEKKFSFLKPIKSKTGRRLYKPSDLNLVIKIIDFKKNGLTDDRIEFLLKQGTEAVEKVDKSYDYSKERELPVHEIIATLQEIVRILDSRDS
- the rarD gene encoding EamA family transporter RarD, which produces MKNRGKLYAVSAYLMWGFFPIYWKAIQNIRAYEIICHRILWSFLLLLAALLYKNKIKDIRPELKVSHVFLYAGTALMLALNWTTYVWAVNSGYIVEASLGYFINPLISVFLGVLILKEKLRLTQWVAIGIAFVGVLYLTFIYGSFPWISIILAFTFGFYGLIHKLGPLGSMEGLFVETGILLLPVIVILGFFESNGTGAFGHVSGFQTMLLIFTGAATAIPLVLFTEGLRKIPLSTIGILQYIAPSLQFLVGVIIYNESFSLNRLTGFVFVWCALVIYTVDGIKTHRKNKS
- a CDS encoding DNA polymerase IV is translated as MERLIFHVDMDAFFASVEQSDNPSLKGKPVVVGADPGHGMVRGVVSAASYEARKYGIHSAMPISKAYRLCPDAVFLPVRMKRYKEVSREIMSILRDFSPIIEPVSIDEAFLDMTGTKRLLGDPIKAAEEIKLRVKREQNITASVGIAPNKLVAKIASDIQKPDGLVFVSQNGIKDFLNPLPVSRLWGVGIKTREILDSLGIKKVEDIVRLSEQDICSCFGKTKGMFLYRTSRGIDSRPVEYSSQAKSVSNEITFQYDVDDTGFLKEKLLFLSEKVSFRMRKQGYCGRTVYLKIRFSDFTTFVRNRTVNNPVCIIDDIYSEACILFDEIDISEKRVRLLGVGITMLVSADSVQQKLPFEKSDKREKAAVVVDKIKEKFGEKIIGRGKSS
- a CDS encoding sulfotransferase; the protein is MTDKIEKMGFGRRAVTFLRDLSVENLSLIFEFGIPRRMGTIFTLRETSFGELNRPVFFLSTGRCGTNWFQALLSLDKNLKVVHEPQPNLAFQNKFARRILSLAGDANEISEELALEAMKEIFTAGREKYLRYCYKTKRRFVETNHYQTFFAPAIAQLIPDSIFVHVYRHPGEFVRSAIRRGWYTSDNMSSPAFPEPFPGTYDYKKWQSYSLIQKNAWLWRETNMFIENFKKRTGQERVFTLDFSNFNITNILGLVDFAGADISHSRIKKQMNRKVNVQKTGDFPKYKDWSNLQKKELADICTELALTYGYKLSAD
- a CDS encoding M3 family metallopeptidase, with the protein product MKYSIFTAVGVVLLMIIAGCSQNSSNPLLQEFNTPFQTPPFRKIKVKHYMPAFKEAINQHNEEIETIAENKEEPSFKNTIVALDNSGILLSKVGGIFYNLLAANTSDELQKVAEEVSPLLSKHSDDVMLNKKLFKRIKSVYEKREKLNLSTEDRTLLKKTYKNFVRGGANLNEEEKTRLREINKKLSLLSLKFGNNILKENNRFELVIDKKEDLSGLPQTVIDAAAHAAKEKGYEGKWLFTLDKPSLIPFLQYSDKRNLREKMFKGYITKGDHNDELDNKKIVKEIVDLRLERANLLGYTTHADYVLEENMAKNPANVYKLLDKIWKPALAKAKKEEIMLQKMAGKDGNHFTLQPWDWWYYAEKLKKDKYDLDESKLKPYFQLENVRKEAFKVAHNLYGISFVERNDIPVYNDDVKVFEVKDKDGSHIGILYTDYFFRKSKRGGAWMDAYRKQYRINSKNVTPVICNVCNFAKPTKDTPSLLSYEDAQTLFHEFGHALHGLLSNCTYRTLSGTSVAQDFVELPSQFMENFAREPSIMKEYAKHYKTGKVIPDKLIKKIKKTGTFNQGFATTEYLAASYLDMDWHTITKPVTIGVNEFEKASMDRIGLIPQIVVRYRSTYFSHIFSGGYSAGYYSYVWAEVLDADAFEAFKEAGLFDQKTAKKFRDNVLSRGGTEDAMVLYKRFRGAEPKIDALLERRGLK
- a CDS encoding 23S rRNA (pseudouridine(1915)-N(3))-methyltransferase RlmH → MNVKIISIGRKRAEEYMRLEQEYLKRLTPFMKISQILLKPVKSGSNIKPDSLMYREGEEILKRIPDNSYVCALDRKGKMLSSGEFSNLLNNLQRKSIGETIFVIGGAAGLGENVINRADYKLSFSLMTFPHDMVPLILFEQLYRANSILHGSKYHK
- a CDS encoding oligosaccharide flippase family protein, coding for MDRKETIMLQLLKKTLKHSVIYSFGNIAAKLIGIVLLPLYTSHITLKDYGVLGIVEVTILIMSQVLMLGQNQAYMRFYDSEEYKENRKELLFSSSLLLLSVGLVLNTGGTVLLSSFIHDAQMLLYLRLAFIVIGLRMLTTLFLSVLRSQERSSIFVISNVLKLTVTLSFNIYFVAFIKLGVTGILYSMVIGDAVLFVILLPVVAKSMKAIFLSAPVKASMLFGLPLVINSLAGMILNMGDRYVLKILVDYREVGLYNLGYKIAGVLNMVFIQSFSLSVLPIAYKIFGHKGDKRFYSKIMTYIVFILLWAGLGMAVFSREIVHLFARSSDYWPAYRVVPLIILAYIFSGARSVVNIGLLLQKKTSALATVTVCAAVLNIVLNFILVPKFKMFGAAWATIISFVLLYIVTLVLSNRGYHISYEYKKLIIMLFVGLLLFAAAGYANFATVYNLIFKALLVLIFPAVLFILKFYEPIEIERIKGILKRSM
- a CDS encoding polysaccharide deacetylase family protein, translated to MNEKNAEPVPIITFHKVDPSFEWGVTRVTPRQFRKIVSNLADCGYKTVSLDDVFTDSVSMPEKPVVLTFDDGYESILDYAAPVLEEFNFTGTIFIITGFVGKENKWDVNLGGLRFKHLSWAQIDSLKKAGFEIGSHTIHHSDLTRINRKEIENEVFESKQELERKTGDKVKFISFPFGRYNTEVIDLCVKAGYKGGCTYWIHKKDKENPFLMGRRAWYLFDPWFMMQAKLGNGIAGRIEEAKLRAINFFSHGTALLKPAIKD